In Lactococcus garvieae subsp. garvieae, the following proteins share a genomic window:
- a CDS encoding Cna B-type domain-containing protein: protein MKKTLIRVVWLFFISAGLLMASNITSSDMIKKNDWKEKFVTHAELQDENGVAQNNFDIYDNMQAHWEYSIPAGTDIYAGDTMTVKIPSVLTIQSNVSFDIKDFGGNIIGKAIADHNTGEIVITFTEYAEKSSDKGISGTFNIWVHWDHSEVEQNTTVPIKWGTGVETIIGIHPGSGQPDPNEKLYKWGSVDTKDPTIIHWTVRVNLAEIDIQNAVLEDTLGPNQELVPSSIGGFHVASWDNDWNPVPGTIINPNIISVIDSKTFSINFGDLSDCVIINYDAKTTDGGESLRYKNSVSLTGDNIESNVVDVQTPTNGGSGTGESKITIQGTKTWMDNSNIEGLRPQFITINLYRNNIKIDSKKVSDKDKWKYSFENLDMYASDGSKYNYRVSEDSVKNYISKQDGYNFVNTLEGEIDIRGKKIWDDNNDEEGKRPDFIVVDLLANNSIIVSKKVTADNNWNYEFLKLPLYDEVGKKISYRIEEENVPDYTSKVHGFNITNSYIKKDVSYIPNTPNKKNNQGLVSKYNLKNNISTKKSLPSTGESNNMLLVSIGGIILIIICILIFKIKIINK from the coding sequence ATGAAAAAAACACTTATTAGAGTAGTTTGGTTGTTCTTTATTTCGGCCGGATTACTTATGGCTAGTAATATAACAAGTTCCGATATGATAAAAAAGAATGATTGGAAAGAAAAGTTTGTTACCCATGCGGAATTACAAGATGAAAATGGGGTTGCTCAAAATAATTTTGATATTTATGATAATATGCAAGCTCATTGGGAATACAGTATCCCTGCTGGAACAGATATTTATGCAGGTGATACGATGACCGTTAAAATTCCGAGTGTTTTAACCATACAATCTAATGTATCATTTGATATTAAAGATTTTGGTGGAAATATTATTGGGAAAGCCATTGCTGATCATAATACAGGTGAAATAGTTATCACTTTCACAGAATATGCGGAAAAATCATCAGATAAAGGGATTTCAGGTACTTTTAATATCTGGGTTCACTGGGATCACAGTGAGGTTGAGCAAAATACAACAGTGCCAATTAAATGGGGGACAGGAGTAGAAACAATTATAGGCATTCACCCAGGTAGTGGACAGCCCGATCCTAATGAAAAACTATATAAATGGGGGAGTGTTGATACAAAAGATCCTACTATAATACATTGGACAGTGCGTGTTAATCTTGCTGAAATTGATATTCAAAATGCAGTTCTTGAAGATACACTTGGTCCTAACCAAGAGCTGGTCCCAAGCTCTATAGGTGGTTTTCATGTAGCTAGTTGGGATAACGATTGGAATCCGGTTCCTGGAACTATAATAAACCCCAACATTATTTCAGTTATTGATTCGAAAACATTCTCAATTAATTTTGGAGACTTGAGTGATTGTGTTATTATTAATTATGATGCTAAAACCACGGATGGTGGTGAATCATTAAGGTATAAAAACTCAGTCTCATTAACTGGAGATAATATTGAAAGCAATGTAGTTGATGTTCAAACACCTACAAATGGGGGGAGTGGTACTGGAGAAAGTAAAATAACAATTCAAGGCACAAAAACATGGATGGATAATAGTAATATAGAAGGTTTACGTCCTCAATTTATTACTATAAATCTTTATCGTAATAATATAAAAATTGATTCTAAAAAAGTATCAGATAAAGATAAATGGAAATATTCTTTTGAAAATCTTGATATGTATGCAAGTGATGGCAGTAAGTATAATTACAGAGTATCAGAAGACAGTGTAAAAAATTACATATCCAAGCAAGATGGATATAACTTTGTGAACACATTAGAGGGCGAAATAGATATAAGAGGAAAAAAAATATGGGATGATAATAACGATGAGGAAGGCAAACGCCCTGACTTTATAGTTGTTGATTTATTAGCTAATAATTCAATTATAGTATCTAAAAAAGTAACAGCTGACAATAACTGGAATTATGAATTTCTAAAACTTCCCTTGTATGATGAGGTAGGTAAGAAAATTTCCTACAGAATTGAGGAAGAAAATGTCCCAGACTATACATCTAAAGTTCATGGGTTTAATATAACTAATAGTTATATTAAAAAAGATGTCTCCTATATCCCAAATACACCCAATAAAAAAAATAATCAAGGTTTAGTAAGTAAATATAATTTAAAAAATAATATTTCGACTAAAAAGTCTCTACCTAGTACAGGTGAAAGCAATAATATGTTACTCGTAAGTATAGGTGGAATTATTTTAATAATTATATGTATACTGATATTTAAAATAAAAATAATTAATAAATGA
- a CDS encoding site-specific integrase produces the protein MLSPHTFRHYYTVKNVQLGQDVFTISKLLGHSDLSITQTYIQSLTNEQLITKALNFSPLTNLK, from the coding sequence GTGCTCTCACCGCATACCTTTAGACACTATTATACAGTCAAAAATGTTCAACTAGGACAAGATGTATTTACTATTAGTAAGTTATTAGGGCACAGTGATTTATCAATTACTCAAACATATATACAGTCTCTAACTAATGAACAATTAATTACTAAGGCTTTGAATTTTAGCCCACTGACAAATTTGAAGTGA
- a CDS encoding putative holin-like toxin — MKGENFLTVYQALSLMIAFATLMILVINTSNKK, encoded by the coding sequence ATGAAAGGCGAAAATTTTTTGACTGTTTACCAGGCATTGAGTCTTATGATTGCTTTTGCAACATTAATGATTCTTGTCATAAACACAAGTAACAAAAAATGA
- a CDS encoding multidrug effflux MFS transporter — MKKTSKKTNNNINLVLLVCLVGFPQLSETIYTPSLTEIAKAFSTSLNIAQMTLSIYFLAFALGVVFWGIGSDYFGRRKAMNFGILVYIIGSIICLISNNIVLLFVGRFIQAFGASTGSVTTQTILRDSYIGKERHHMFAKISAVLAFSPALGPLIGGIITQFYGFRIVFCVLVIMGMLLFYFSLKNLPETLNYNQVNPSLFSVFSLAKQMLLDSNTIIFCLFIGLLNGMIFGYYSEAPGIFIDHFHFTQSQYGFMGCIVALSTMIGAWQSSRLLEKSNAILIIRKGIFLSLVSTLFWGITPLMQLNSISELILYILGIFFLLVGIGMALPNCLSLALDNFPKTAGISGALLSLGYYLIVSICTFIVGIIHTGSLIVFPLFCTIILAMMLVLVNFLKIKSNQ, encoded by the coding sequence ATGAAAAAAACATCCAAAAAAACAAATAATAATATAAACTTAGTTTTACTTGTATGTCTAGTAGGTTTTCCTCAGCTAAGTGAAACAATATATACGCCATCTCTAACTGAAATTGCTAAAGCTTTCAGTACAAGTCTCAATATAGCTCAAATGACTTTGAGCATCTATTTTCTAGCGTTCGCTCTAGGAGTAGTATTTTGGGGAATTGGTTCCGATTATTTTGGTCGACGAAAGGCAATGAATTTTGGGATATTAGTATACATCATTGGTAGTATTATTTGTCTGATATCAAATAATATAGTCTTATTATTTGTAGGTAGATTTATACAAGCGTTTGGTGCAAGCACTGGATCAGTTACTACTCAAACCATTTTAAGAGACAGCTATATAGGAAAAGAACGGCATCATATGTTTGCTAAAATATCGGCTGTCTTGGCCTTCTCCCCTGCACTCGGCCCCCTTATAGGTGGTATTATCACCCAATTCTATGGCTTTCGGATTGTCTTTTGTGTGCTAGTAATCATGGGAATGTTACTGTTTTATTTTAGTTTGAAGAATTTACCAGAAACCCTCAATTACAATCAGGTAAATCCCAGCCTATTTAGTGTATTCAGTTTAGCTAAACAGATGCTCTTAGATTCCAACACTATCATTTTTTGCCTGTTTATTGGATTATTAAATGGTATGATCTTCGGATATTATTCTGAAGCTCCTGGTATCTTTATTGATCACTTTCATTTTACGCAAAGTCAATATGGATTTATGGGATGTATTGTCGCTTTATCCACAATGATTGGAGCTTGGCAATCTAGCAGGTTATTAGAAAAGTCAAATGCTATACTAATAATTAGAAAGGGGATATTTTTATCCCTTGTGTCAACATTATTTTGGGGAATAACTCCATTGATGCAATTAAATAGTATAAGTGAACTTATATTATATATACTAGGCATATTTTTCTTATTGGTAGGAATTGGGATGGCATTGCCTAATTGCCTAAGTTTAGCACTCGATAACTTTCCAAAAACAGCTGGAATATCAGGAGCACTCTTAAGTTTAGGGTATTATCTCATAGTAAGTATTTGTACATTTATAGTCGGGATAATTCATACAGGTTCATTGATTGTATTTCCCCTATTCTGTACTATTATCCTTGCTATGATGTTGGTGTTAGTAAATTTTTTAAAAATTAAGAGCAATCAATAA
- a CDS encoding tyrosine-type recombinase/integrase: MEISIQSAIQEMLFDNKARGLSKNTIIFREKTLKVFSVFLYQNDILNISEIKPIHIKQYLVDRLECGYSETSVNAHLRAIRALFAYCVNEEYMRYEEAPIHRVKWIKERRIVVNTFTDEEVKMMLRYTRKRTFNKIKKTGKGRTGFCTKFVNERNYLLILVLTDTGLRINEALNLKLEHINDSQIIIKNGKGKKDRIVHCSPLVYKQYLKYTRAKDNYLSSNGIIPTENVFVTKFGKKYDYRLAEKEIYKIGKAVNIRDSIRISPHTFRHYFTQKLVRENVDIYMIQKLLGHSSIKTTEIYLRSLNIENEINKMIKYSPLQNLD, encoded by the coding sequence ATGGAAATTTCAATTCAATCAGCAATTCAAGAAATGCTTTTTGATAATAAAGCAAGAGGATTGTCGAAAAATACAATTATATTCAGAGAAAAAACACTAAAGGTTTTCTCTGTTTTTTTGTACCAAAATGATATTTTAAATATTAGCGAAATCAAACCAATTCATATAAAACAATATCTAGTTGACAGATTAGAATGTGGCTACTCTGAGACGTCCGTTAATGCACATTTGAGAGCTATCAGGGCATTGTTTGCATACTGTGTTAATGAAGAATACATGAGGTATGAGGAAGCGCCTATACACCGTGTTAAATGGATTAAAGAGAGACGAATTGTTGTTAATACATTTACAGATGAAGAAGTTAAAATGATGCTCCGATATACAAGAAAAAGAACTTTCAATAAAATCAAGAAAACGGGAAAAGGAAGAACTGGATTTTGTACAAAATTTGTGAATGAGAGGAATTACTTGCTAATACTTGTACTCACGGATACTGGTTTGAGGATAAATGAAGCTTTGAATTTAAAATTAGAACACATTAACGATTCTCAAATTATTATTAAGAATGGTAAAGGTAAAAAAGATAGAATTGTGCATTGTTCACCACTTGTATATAAACAATATCTTAAATACACTAGAGCAAAAGATAATTATTTGTCCAGTAATGGAATAATTCCCACCGAAAATGTATTTGTCACTAAGTTTGGTAAAAAATATGATTATAGATTAGCAGAAAAAGAAATTTATAAAATAGGAAAAGCTGTGAACATTCGTGACAGTATCCGCATCTCACCTCATACTTTCCGTCACTACTTTACTCAGAAGTTAGTTAGAGAAAATGTTGATATATACATGATTCAAAAACTATTAGGTCATTCTAGCATTAAAACAACGGAGATTTATCTTAGGAGCTTAAATATTGAAAATGAGATTAATAAGATGATTAAATATAGTCCTTTGCAGAATTTAGATTAA
- a CDS encoding MucBP domain-containing protein, whose translation MKKLTSVLALGTVLLGFLSPAIEGIAETTHLSDTTNGIEIGQSSEDSTQVGNEIDNSPTRPMQDIDENQKKQSSNVVSEDNLVLTNPVHDNQNEKTKILNEKSWLATELDDNQAFIDATVTAVNKSESEIQKSDLELIKTLNVTGASSIPEKISDYITLENLYVEKGTVSSIPDGLYSLNKTLKNLGLRNNHFIVLPEKLFDDSFWIGKSNGLTLLLDNNQIVSDVPNNTGTAGMLDFNSRNNMLEYFNKTDYHNNPQGQLMYQGGTPTINVPVGYDFNANTPDTTNLSLYVINAGYQPLFPGHEFVYYDDGSSSVIQNGVATHSGSGKIWVKSKFSTLTNPFARTQIKVNVEAPAVAGDVTVKYEDVNGISISDDVVKSGNIGEAYTTEQKDISGYTFKEVKGNVSGQFTDQPQTVIYVYEQTKDQSTVIVHDSELTVGDAWKSEDNFDSATDYYGNTVPFSDITVDGSVDTSKVGTYKVTYSRILPAFFSAENQGEYSAVATITVKNAQPVKGGDVTAKYLDTNGNKISDDAVKTGNVGETYTTEQKSIDGYTFQEVQGNTSGQFTDQAQTVTYVYTKNEIPNATGTVLAKYVDTDGNKISEDIVKSGTVGEGYSTEKKVIKGYTFKEIQGKATGQFTDQSQTVTYVYTKDKNDTVKPEPKPENKPDSKDKNDNQGITSSTQHGLPATGENERMTMMSIILGLVLVALGAVVSIFRFKKVNK comes from the coding sequence ATGAAAAAATTAACTTCAGTTCTTGCTTTAGGCACGGTATTATTAGGATTCCTTTCCCCTGCAATAGAAGGTATAGCTGAAACGACACACCTTTCAGACACTACTAATGGTATTGAAATTGGACAATCATCTGAGGATTCAACACAAGTAGGCAACGAAATTGATAATAGCCCCACCCGTCCTATGCAAGATATTGATGAAAATCAAAAAAAACAGTCATCTAATGTTGTTAGTGAAGATAATCTGGTTCTAACGAATCCAGTACATGATAATCAAAATGAGAAAACCAAAATTTTAAATGAAAAAAGCTGGTTAGCTACTGAACTCGATGATAACCAAGCGTTTATTGATGCAACGGTTACTGCTGTCAATAAATCAGAAAGTGAAATACAAAAATCTGATTTAGAATTGATTAAGACATTGAATGTAACTGGTGCATCAAGTATTCCAGAAAAAATTTCTGATTACATTACTTTAGAGAACTTATATGTTGAAAAGGGAACCGTATCAAGTATTCCAGATGGTCTTTATTCACTCAATAAGACCCTTAAAAACTTGGGACTTCGAAATAATCATTTCATTGTATTACCAGAAAAGCTATTTGATGATTCTTTTTGGATTGGAAAAAGTAATGGTTTAACTTTACTATTAGATAATAATCAAATTGTTTCTGATGTTCCTAATAATACAGGTACTGCAGGTATGTTAGACTTTAACTCACGTAATAACATGTTGGAATATTTTAATAAAACAGATTATCATAATAATCCTCAAGGACAGCTTATGTATCAAGGAGGAACCCCAACGATAAATGTTCCAGTTGGTTATGATTTTAACGCTAATACTCCAGATACTACGAATCTTTCTCTTTATGTGATTAATGCTGGCTATCAACCATTATTTCCTGGACATGAATTTGTTTATTATGATGACGGAAGTAGTTCAGTAATACAAAACGGTGTTGCAACTCATTCTGGAAGTGGAAAAATATGGGTAAAAAGTAAATTTTCAACCTTAACCAACCCTTTTGCTAGAACACAAATCAAAGTAAATGTAGAGGCTCCTGCTGTAGCAGGAGATGTCACAGTAAAATATGAAGATGTAAATGGAATTTCTATTTCAGATGATGTTGTAAAATCAGGAAATATTGGTGAAGCCTACACAACAGAACAAAAAGATATCTCGGGCTATACTTTTAAAGAAGTCAAGGGCAACGTATCAGGTCAATTTACAGATCAACCGCAAACGGTGATTTATGTTTATGAACAAACTAAAGACCAATCCACAGTTATTGTACATGACTCAGAACTCACAGTTGGTGATGCATGGAAATCAGAAGATAATTTTGACAGTGCCACAGATTATTATGGAAATACTGTTCCTTTTTCAGACATCACTGTTGACGGAAGTGTCGATACTTCTAAAGTAGGGACTTATAAAGTAACTTATTCAAGAATACTTCCTGCTTTCTTTTCTGCTGAAAATCAGGGAGAATATTCTGCTGTAGCCACAATTACTGTAAAAAATGCTCAACCTGTAAAAGGTGGGGATGTTACTGCAAAATATCTCGATACAAACGGAAATAAGATTTCAGATGATGCTGTAAAAACTGGTAATGTCGGTGAGACCTACACTACTGAACAAAAATCTATTGATGGGTACACATTCCAAGAAGTTCAAGGCAATACGTCTGGTCAATTTACGGATCAAGCTCAAACGGTAACCTATGTGTATACCAAGAATGAAATCCCCAATGCAACTGGAACAGTCCTTGCTAAATATGTGGATACAGATGGGAATAAGATTTCAGAAGATATTGTGAAATCAGGAACTGTTGGGGAAGGCTATAGTACTGAAAAGAAAGTTATCAAGGGTTATACTTTCAAAGAGATTCAAGGCAAAGCGACTGGTCAATTTACAGATCAATCTCAAACTGTAACTTATGTTTATACTAAAGATAAAAATGATACAGTGAAGCCTGAGCCAAAACCAGAGAATAAACCAGATTCCAAGGATAAAAATGATAATCAAGGAATAACATCTTCAACACAACATGGATTACCTGCAACAGGGGAAAATGAAAGAATGACGATGATGAGCATCATCTTAGGATTAGTTCTTGTAGCCTTGGGAGCAGTCGTTTCGATTTTCCGATTTAAGAAAGTAAATAAATAA
- a CDS encoding PhzF family phenazine biosynthesis protein translates to MTITVYVASAFSKNQKGGNKAGVVLLEQPLNSLSKMSIAKELGFAETAFISKSTRADYKFEYFTPKEEVDLCGHATIASFIILDYLNKLFKDNYTIETNSGILTITLKDDMVFMEQTDPKFYDVLSIEQFCDCFDTTFIETDYPIQIVSTGLKDILVPIKTEEMLHDLQPDFSEIQNLSDEYGVVGMHLYTFNKNRIICRNFAPSFDIDEEAATGTSNCALACYLYQKIHLEQELYTFEQGYSLNSPSEIFVKLETNNKKEIVKVYVAGRGHYCETKLITKIEA, encoded by the coding sequence ATGACAATCACAGTTTACGTTGCTAGTGCGTTTAGTAAAAATCAAAAAGGAGGTAATAAGGCAGGAGTTGTACTATTAGAGCAACCATTAAATTCTTTATCAAAAATGTCTATTGCCAAAGAATTAGGTTTTGCAGAGACTGCCTTCATATCAAAATCTACAAGAGCTGATTATAAATTTGAATATTTTACGCCTAAAGAGGAAGTTGATTTATGTGGCCATGCTACAATTGCTTCATTTATCATACTTGATTATCTCAATAAACTTTTCAAAGATAATTACACAATTGAAACTAATAGTGGGATTTTAACAATCACTTTAAAAGACGACATGGTTTTTATGGAACAAACAGATCCCAAATTTTATGATGTTTTATCTATTGAGCAGTTCTGTGACTGTTTTGATACAACTTTTATTGAAACAGATTATCCTATTCAAATTGTGTCAACAGGCTTAAAAGACATATTAGTTCCAATTAAAACTGAAGAAATGCTACATGATCTCCAACCTGACTTTTCTGAAATCCAAAACCTTAGCGATGAGTATGGTGTTGTTGGTATGCATCTTTATACCTTCAATAAAAACCGTATAATTTGCCGAAATTTTGCGCCTAGTTTTGATATTGATGAAGAAGCAGCAACAGGCACTTCAAATTGTGCCTTAGCATGTTACCTATATCAAAAAATCCATCTCGAACAAGAATTATATACCTTTGAACAAGGGTATTCTTTAAACTCCCCTTCTGAAATTTTTGTTAAATTAGAGACTAACAATAAGAAAGAAATTGTAAAAGTCTATGTGGCTGGCAGAGGCCATTATTGTGAAACTAAATTAATTACAAAAATTGAGGCATAA
- a CDS encoding MucBP domain-containing protein: MTYTIALSTIVLGAISPTLQVIAEAPKVAETQAVTTEASPENVEVQASSSDIASGVFGTAPWRIDSSGVLHIGTGQFSNTTDKVSSPWNDHQKQINEIVFEGKVTGATDSYGLFSNLSNVKSISNLSSFDTSNVTDMSGMFDSMSSLTSLDLSSFDTSNVTNMNAMFSRMSSLTNLDLSSFDTSNVTNMNSMFYIMSSLTSLDLSSFDTSNVTDMSGMFYGAPLHSLTLGSKTRLIPLFLGLNNPIADSNYTGKWQTLGTGTKDLPNGNWVGDSSELINRSTTNTPDTYVWQPIKRPAQDVTVEYVDENGRKLPSVSSQTISGNIGDPYDATTNAYKLKIPGYTLDESKLPANGKGTLSDQAQTVTYVYTKAPVAGGDVTVHYQDESGKSISDDVILKGNVGESYSSSKKDIKNYTFKEIKGAASGKFTDKAQTVTYVYKENSTPPSKQEVVNVYRLYNKKSMEHLYTADAYEYKHLPELSSDWVREGINFKEYKKSDSTTVTVHRVYNPKSGEHLNTTDSKEVKVLTSKGWKSEGVAFYTPKAGGKPVYRLFNPKAGIGAHLMTADSYEKSVLTKAPKEWKYEGVAWNSVK, translated from the coding sequence ATGACCTATACAATCGCTTTAAGCACGATAGTATTGGGAGCTATCTCACCCACATTACAAGTTATTGCTGAAGCCCCAAAAGTCGCAGAAACACAAGCAGTAACCACAGAGGCTTCACCAGAAAATGTTGAAGTCCAGGCGAGTTCAAGTGACATCGCATCAGGAGTGTTTGGGACAGCACCATGGAGAATTGATTCGTCAGGTGTGTTACATATTGGAACTGGACAATTTAGTAACACAACAGATAAAGTATCCTCTCCTTGGAACGACCATCAAAAACAAATTAATGAAATAGTTTTTGAGGGAAAAGTAACTGGAGCAACAGATTCATATGGGCTTTTCTCAAACTTATCAAATGTTAAATCCATTTCAAATCTAAGTTCATTTGATACTTCAAATGTCACTGACATGTCAGGAATGTTTGACAGCATGAGTTCTTTAACAAGTTTAGATTTATCTTCATTTGATACTTCAAATGTCACAAATATGAATGCTATGTTTAGTCGTATGAGTTCTTTAACAAATTTAGATTTATCTTCATTTGATACTTCAAATGTCACAAATATGAATTCTATGTTTTATATCATGAGTTCTTTAACAAGTTTAGATTTATCTTCATTTGATACTTCAAATGTCACTGACATGTCAGGAATGTTTTATGGAGCACCTCTCCACAGTCTGACTTTAGGAAGTAAGACTAGGTTAATCCCTTTATTTTTAGGACTGAACAATCCTATTGCAGATAGCAATTATACAGGGAAGTGGCAAACCTTGGGTACAGGAACTAAAGATTTACCAAATGGTAACTGGGTGGGAGATAGCTCGGAATTAATTAATAGAAGTACCACAAATACTCCTGATACATATGTTTGGCAGCCAATAAAACGTCCTGCTCAAGATGTTACAGTAGAATATGTTGATGAAAATGGTAGAAAGCTTCCCAGTGTTTCCTCTCAAACTATCAGCGGTAATATAGGAGATCCCTATGATGCCACAACAAATGCTTATAAGCTAAAAATTCCAGGTTACACTTTAGACGAAAGCAAGCTCCCAGCTAATGGAAAAGGGACTCTGTCAGACCAAGCACAAACAGTCACTTATGTTTATACGAAAGCCCCAGTTGCTGGAGGAGATGTAACCGTACATTATCAAGATGAATCAGGAAAATCAATTTCAGATGATGTTATTTTAAAAGGCAATGTAGGTGAATCTTATAGCTCATCTAAAAAAGATATTAAGAACTACACCTTTAAAGAAATTAAAGGGGCGGCTTCAGGTAAATTTACAGATAAAGCACAAACTGTGACTTATGTTTATAAAGAAAATTCAACTCCACCTTCTAAACAAGAAGTGGTAAATGTTTATCGTCTTTATAATAAAAAATCAATGGAACATCTCTATACAGCTGATGCTTATGAATACAAACATCTCCCAGAACTTTCAAGTGATTGGGTTCGCGAAGGTATAAACTTTAAAGAGTATAAAAAATCGGACTCTACGACTGTGACTGTCCATCGTGTTTATAATCCTAAATCAGGAGAACATTTGAATACGACAGATTCAAAAGAGGTTAAAGTTTTGACATCTAAAGGGTGGAAGAGCGAAGGAGTTGCTTTCTATACACCAAAAGCAGGTGGAAAACCAGTTTATCGCCTCTTTAATCCTAAAGCAGGTATTGGTGCTCACTTAATGACAGCAGATTCTTATGAGAAGAGTGTTTTAACAAAAGCACCGAAAGAATGGAAATATGAAGGTGTAGCGTGGAATTCTGTGAAGTAA
- a CDS encoding recombinase family protein, with the protein MKKLKLKGEEKGGDEKKRSKEVDWRKIEKNRISETIDKNRRGERKVRVIPPRNNKFAHQNLEIIRVAAYCRVSTLDEMQMGSFEMQIQHFKKIIESNPQYELVDIYADEGISGTSVKKRIGFQKMIEDAKAGKIDLILTKSISRFGRNIVDIISTLRELRALFPPVAVNFESEGIFSSDSNSQLIITLLSSIAELESQQKSIAIREGIQYRMQEGIYKFSVKNILGYYRDYLGQVRVEPVGAQIVSYIYDSLIEGASPEYIALSLTEQAIPTPMGLKQWRSSTVKSILTNEKYKGDVLYQKTFSQDYLSSKSIKNEGILQQYYWTNLHPAIIDEGRWEKAQEFLKLKQWSKRKSLIKDISGKFIVGKIKSGLLRGYYLIDFKWSMEEQKKFIEIIKSETNLERGSDDSRHR; encoded by the coding sequence TTGAAGAAACTTAAATTAAAGGGAGAAGAAAAAGGAGGGGACGAGAAAAAAAGAAGCAAAGAAGTTGATTGGAGAAAAATAGAAAAAAATAGAATAAGTGAAACTATTGATAAAAATAGAAGAGGAGAACGGAAAGTAAGGGTTATCCCACCCAGAAATAATAAATTTGCACATCAAAATTTAGAAATAATACGAGTAGCTGCTTATTGTAGAGTTAGTACCCTTGATGAAATGCAAATGGGGAGCTTCGAGATGCAAATTCAACATTTCAAGAAAATAATAGAATCGAATCCCCAGTATGAACTAGTTGATATATATGCAGACGAAGGAATTTCGGGTACTTCTGTGAAAAAACGTATTGGTTTCCAAAAAATGATTGAAGATGCTAAGGCTGGTAAAATTGATTTGATTTTAACTAAGAGTATCAGCCGTTTTGGAAGGAACATTGTAGATATTATTTCAACTTTAAGGGAACTTAGGGCATTGTTCCCTCCAGTAGCTGTAAATTTTGAATCAGAGGGAATATTTAGTAGCGATAGTAATAGTCAGTTGATTATTACATTATTATCCTCAATAGCTGAGCTAGAAAGTCAACAGAAAAGTATTGCTATCCGAGAAGGAATACAATATCGGATGCAAGAAGGTATATATAAATTTTCTGTGAAAAATATTTTAGGATACTACAGAGATTATTTAGGACAAGTCAGAGTTGAACCTGTAGGAGCGCAGATCGTAAGTTATATTTATGATTCTCTAATTGAGGGAGCTTCACCAGAATATATAGCTTTGTCTTTGACTGAGCAAGCAATACCAACACCAATGGGTCTTAAACAGTGGAGGTCGTCAACTGTGAAAAGTATATTAACTAATGAAAAATATAAAGGAGATGTACTTTATCAGAAAACCTTCTCACAGGACTATTTATCTTCTAAAAGTATAAAAAATGAAGGAATATTACAACAATATTATTGGACAAATTTGCATCCAGCTATTATTGATGAAGGAAGGTGGGAAAAAGCTCAAGAATTTTTAAAATTAAAACAATGGAGTAAGAGAAAGTCTTTAATTAAAGATATTTCTGGTAAATTTATAGTTGGAAAAATAAAATCAGGTCTTTTAAGAGGTTATTATTTGATAGATTTTAAATGGTCTATGGAAGAACAAAAAAAGTTTATTGAAATAATCAAGTCAGAGACAAATTTAGAAAGAGGTAGTGATGACAGTAGACATAGATAA